Proteins found in one Amycolatopsis umgeniensis genomic segment:
- a CDS encoding ATP-binding cassette domain-containing protein gives MSKTTRPQPPEEHPADSHDLIRVLGARENNLKDVAVELPKRRLTVFTGVSGSGKSSLVFDTIAAESQRLINETYSSFVQGFMPTLARPEVDVLDGLTTAIIVDQQRMGSDPRSTVGTATDASAMLRILFSRIGKPHIGSPQAFSFNVASISGAGAVTIDKGGRTTKERREFSITGGMCARCEGRGKVNDIDLTALYDETKSLNEGALSIPGFSMEGWFGRILRGCGFFDPDKPIKKFTKRQLDDLLYKEPVKLKIEGINLTYSGLIPTIQKSFLAKDREAMQPHIRAFVDRAVTFTTCPECDGTRLSDLARSSKIKRINIADACAMQISDLAGWVRGLKEPSVAPLLEKLQHTLDSFVDIGLGYLSLDRPSGTLSGGEAQRTKMIRHLGSSLTDVTYVFDEPTIGLHPHDIQRMNNLLRQLRDKGNTVLVVEHKPETIAIADHVVDLGPGAGTEGGTICFEGTVEGLRASDTSTGRHLDDRASLKDGVRKPTGKLEIRGADRHNLRKVDVDVPLGVLCVVTGVAGSGKSSLIHGSIPAAEGVVSVDQTPIRGSRRSNPATYTGLLEPIRKAFAKANGVKPALFSANSEGACPNCNGAGVIYTDLGIMAGTATTCEECEGRRFQASVLEYTFGGKNISEALAMPVSEAEKFFGEGEGRVPAAHAILGRLNDVGLGYLSLGQPLTTLSGGERQRLKLATHMGDKGGVYVLDEPTTGLHLADVENLLGLLDRLVDAGKSVIVIEHHQAVMAHADWIIDLGPGAGHDGGKIVFEGTPSDLVAAGSTLTGEHLAAYVGK, from the coding sequence ATGAGCAAGACCACCAGGCCGCAGCCGCCCGAGGAGCACCCCGCCGACAGCCACGACCTGATCCGCGTGCTGGGCGCCCGCGAGAACAACCTCAAGGACGTCGCGGTCGAGCTGCCGAAGCGGCGGCTGACGGTGTTCACCGGTGTGTCCGGCTCGGGCAAGAGCTCGCTGGTCTTCGACACGATCGCGGCGGAATCGCAGCGGCTGATCAACGAGACCTACAGCAGCTTCGTGCAGGGCTTCATGCCGACGCTGGCCCGGCCCGAGGTCGACGTGCTCGACGGCCTCACCACCGCGATCATCGTCGACCAGCAGCGGATGGGCTCCGACCCGCGCTCCACCGTCGGGACCGCCACCGACGCCAGCGCGATGCTGCGCATCCTCTTCAGCCGGATCGGGAAACCGCACATCGGCTCGCCGCAGGCCTTCTCCTTCAACGTCGCCTCGATCTCCGGGGCGGGTGCCGTCACCATCGACAAGGGCGGGCGGACCACGAAGGAACGCCGCGAATTCAGCATCACCGGCGGTATGTGCGCCCGCTGCGAGGGCCGGGGCAAGGTCAACGACATCGACCTCACCGCGCTGTACGACGAGACCAAGTCCCTCAACGAGGGCGCGCTTTCGATCCCCGGGTTCTCCATGGAGGGCTGGTTCGGCCGGATCCTCCGCGGCTGCGGTTTCTTCGACCCCGACAAGCCGATCAAGAAGTTCACCAAGAGGCAGCTGGACGACCTCCTCTACAAGGAGCCGGTCAAGCTCAAGATCGAAGGCATCAACCTGACCTACTCGGGTTTGATCCCCACGATCCAGAAGTCTTTCCTGGCCAAGGACCGCGAGGCGATGCAGCCGCATATCCGCGCGTTCGTCGACCGGGCGGTCACCTTCACCACCTGCCCCGAATGCGACGGAACGCGGCTCAGCGACCTCGCGCGGTCTTCGAAGATCAAGCGGATCAACATCGCCGACGCGTGCGCGATGCAGATCAGCGACCTCGCCGGCTGGGTCCGCGGGCTCAAGGAGCCGTCGGTCGCGCCGCTGCTGGAGAAGCTGCAGCACACGCTCGACTCCTTCGTGGACATCGGGCTCGGCTACCTCTCGCTCGACCGGCCGTCCGGCACGCTTTCCGGCGGTGAGGCGCAGCGGACCAAGATGATCAGGCACCTCGGCTCCTCGCTCACCGACGTCACCTACGTCTTCGACGAGCCCACCATCGGCCTGCACCCGCACGACATCCAGCGGATGAACAACCTGCTGCGACAGCTGCGCGACAAGGGCAACACGGTGCTGGTCGTGGAGCACAAGCCGGAGACCATCGCCATCGCCGACCACGTCGTCGACCTCGGCCCCGGCGCGGGCACGGAGGGCGGGACGATCTGCTTCGAGGGCACCGTCGAAGGCCTGCGCGCCAGCGACACCAGCACCGGCAGGCACCTCGACGACCGGGCGTCGCTCAAGGACGGCGTCCGCAAGCCCACCGGCAAACTGGAGATCCGCGGCGCGGACCGCCACAACCTCCGGAAGGTCGACGTCGACGTCCCGCTCGGCGTCCTCTGCGTCGTCACCGGTGTCGCGGGCTCCGGCAAGAGTTCGCTGATCCACGGGTCGATCCCCGCCGCGGAAGGCGTGGTTTCGGTCGACCAGACACCCATCCGCGGCTCGCGGCGGAGCAACCCGGCCACCTACACCGGTCTGCTCGAGCCCATCCGCAAGGCGTTCGCCAAGGCCAACGGCGTGAAGCCGGCACTGTTCAGCGCCAACTCCGAGGGCGCCTGCCCGAACTGCAACGGCGCGGGCGTCATCTACACCGACCTCGGCATCATGGCGGGTACCGCGACCACCTGCGAGGAGTGCGAGGGCAGGCGGTTCCAGGCCTCGGTGCTGGAGTACACCTTCGGCGGCAAGAACATCAGCGAGGCGCTCGCGATGCCGGTGTCCGAGGCCGAGAAGTTCTTCGGCGAAGGCGAAGGACGCGTCCCGGCCGCGCACGCCATCCTCGGCAGGCTCAACGACGTCGGGCTCGGCTACCTCAGCCTCGGCCAGCCGCTCACCACGCTCTCCGGCGGTGAACGGCAGCGGCTGAAGCTCGCGACGCACATGGGCGACAAGGGCGGCGTCTACGTCCTGGACGAGCCGACCACCGGTCTGCACCTCGCCGACGTCGAGAACCTGCTCGGCCTGCTGGACCGGCTCGTCGACGCGGGCAAGTCCGTGATCGTGATCGAGCACCACCAGGCGGTCATGGCGCACGCCGACTGGATCATCGACCTCGGCCCCGGTGCCGGCCACGACGGCGGCAAGATCGTCTTCGAGGGCACGCCTTCAGACCTCGTCGCAGCCGGTTCGACGCTCACCGGCGAGCACCTGGCGGCCTACGTCGGCAAGTGA
- a CDS encoding agmatine deiminase family protein, producing MFDSSLPRRTVLRALTAIGAVSVGSAACSSSPSEPAPAPTAESPEPAAAAARKLGAEWESHARTYMSWPASKSIWAEDLPAVREEIAGLAKAIAGYEPVVLLARPEHADAAQQACGDTVEVVPIPVDDLWARDTVPVFVEEAGKVAGVDFNFNGWGDKQKPHDKDNAVARSVLSKYGLARTETWITAEGGSFETDGAGTLMVTESSLVNDNRNKGKSRQEIEDELKKVLGVRKVIWFAGVRGEDITDAHVDCLARFTAPGVVLLDKAAPGTPPDSWSRAADQARSVLAGATDADGKPFKVIDLVQPDPDKVEGYGEDSVISYANFYVANKSVFVPKFGDAAADERAQQILREQFPGREIVPVKISTIASGGGGIHCSTHDQPGQPS from the coding sequence GTGTTCGATTCGTCCCTTCCCCGCCGCACGGTTCTGCGCGCCCTGACGGCGATCGGCGCCGTCTCGGTCGGGAGCGCGGCGTGCTCGTCGAGCCCCTCCGAGCCCGCACCCGCGCCGACGGCCGAGTCGCCGGAGCCCGCCGCCGCGGCGGCCCGCAAACTGGGCGCCGAATGGGAAAGCCACGCGCGCACCTACATGTCCTGGCCCGCGTCGAAGTCCATCTGGGCAGAGGATCTGCCGGCCGTCCGCGAGGAGATCGCCGGTCTCGCCAAGGCGATCGCCGGCTACGAACCGGTGGTGCTCCTCGCCCGGCCCGAGCACGCGGACGCCGCTCAGCAGGCTTGCGGCGACACCGTCGAGGTCGTCCCGATCCCGGTCGACGATCTGTGGGCGCGGGACACCGTCCCCGTGTTCGTGGAGGAGGCGGGCAAGGTCGCGGGCGTCGACTTCAACTTCAACGGCTGGGGCGACAAGCAGAAACCGCACGACAAGGACAACGCCGTCGCACGGTCCGTGCTGAGCAAATACGGCCTGGCCCGCACCGAAACCTGGATCACCGCCGAGGGCGGTTCGTTCGAGACCGACGGCGCCGGAACGCTGATGGTCACCGAAAGCTCACTGGTCAACGACAACCGCAACAAGGGCAAGAGCCGCCAGGAGATCGAAGACGAGCTGAAGAAGGTGCTCGGCGTCCGGAAGGTCATCTGGTTCGCGGGTGTCCGCGGCGAGGACATCACCGACGCCCACGTCGACTGCCTGGCCCGGTTCACCGCTCCCGGCGTGGTCCTGCTGGACAAGGCCGCCCCCGGCACCCCGCCCGATTCGTGGTCCCGTGCCGCCGATCAGGCGAGGTCGGTCCTCGCGGGCGCCACCGACGCCGACGGCAAACCCTTCAAGGTGATCGATCTCGTCCAGCCGGATCCGGACAAGGTCGAAGGCTACGGCGAAGACAGCGTGATCTCGTACGCCAACTTCTACGTCGCGAACAAGTCGGTCTTCGTGCCGAAGTTCGGCGACGCCGCGGCGGACGAGCGCGCGCAGCAGATCCTGCGCGAGCAGTTCCCCGGCCGCGAGATCGTGCCGGTGAAGATCTCGACCATCGCCTCGGGCGGCGGCGGGATCCACTGCTCGACGCACGACCAGCCGGGTCAGCCTTCCTGA
- a CDS encoding sporulation protein, with protein MGLEKIVGVMRDNLTVRRVYGEPVEKDGVVVIPAASVIGGGGGGHGSEQEKEGEGGGFIVAARPVGAYVLKGGDVRWVPAVDLTVLGVVFAVMVATIHKARRRR; from the coding sequence ATGGGACTCGAGAAGATCGTCGGCGTCATGCGTGACAACCTCACCGTCCGGCGTGTCTACGGCGAACCGGTCGAGAAGGACGGCGTCGTGGTGATCCCGGCGGCGAGCGTCATCGGCGGCGGAGGCGGCGGGCACGGCTCCGAACAGGAAAAGGAAGGCGAGGGCGGTGGCTTCATAGTGGCCGCTCGCCCTGTCGGCGCGTACGTGCTCAAGGGCGGCGACGTGCGCTGGGTGCCCGCGGTGGACCTGACGGTCCTCGGCGTCGTCTTCGCCGTCATGGTCGCGACGATCCACAAGGCCCGGCGTCGGCGGTGA
- the ligD gene encoding non-homologous end-joining DNA ligase: MAKSSAVEIEVGDRTVRVSNPDRVYFPARGETKLDLVRYYLAVGDGIVRALRERPCMLHRFPSGVSGEKVHQKRVPNGAPDWLQTVRVDFPSGRHAYELCVTHPADVIWAVQMSTVEFHPWNSRRADTERPDEWRIDLDPMPDCPFSTVRKVAHTVHEILDELGITGWPKTSGGAGLHVYVRIEPRWGFQEVRRAALAFAREVERRMPDEVTTTWWRKDRDPAKLFVDYNQNARDHTIASAYSVRGVPEAVVSTPITWDEIDDVEPRECTIATMPARFAELGDLHAGIDDTAYSLDTLLEWADRDGLETEGQ; encoded by the coding sequence ATGGCGAAAAGCTCGGCGGTGGAGATAGAGGTCGGCGACCGGACCGTGCGCGTCTCGAATCCGGATCGCGTCTACTTCCCGGCGCGGGGTGAGACCAAACTCGACCTCGTCCGGTACTACCTCGCCGTCGGCGACGGGATCGTGCGCGCGCTGCGAGAGCGGCCGTGCATGCTGCACCGGTTCCCGTCCGGGGTCTCGGGGGAGAAGGTCCACCAGAAACGCGTCCCGAACGGTGCGCCGGACTGGTTGCAGACCGTCCGCGTCGACTTCCCGTCCGGCAGGCACGCCTACGAGCTGTGCGTCACGCATCCCGCCGACGTGATCTGGGCGGTGCAGATGTCGACCGTCGAGTTCCATCCCTGGAACTCCCGCCGCGCCGACACCGAACGCCCCGACGAGTGGCGGATCGACCTCGACCCGATGCCCGACTGCCCGTTCTCCACCGTGCGGAAGGTCGCCCACACCGTCCACGAGATCCTGGACGAACTCGGCATCACCGGCTGGCCGAAGACCTCCGGCGGCGCCGGCCTGCACGTGTACGTCCGGATCGAGCCCCGGTGGGGTTTCCAGGAGGTCCGCCGGGCGGCGCTCGCGTTCGCCCGGGAGGTCGAGCGCCGGATGCCCGACGAGGTCACCACCACCTGGTGGCGCAAGGACCGCGATCCCGCGAAACTGTTCGTGGATTACAACCAGAACGCCCGGGACCACACGATCGCGAGCGCTTACTCGGTCCGCGGCGTGCCCGAGGCCGTCGTCTCGACCCCGATCACCTGGGACGAGATCGACGACGTCGAGCCGCGCGAGTGCACCATCGCCACGATGCCCGCGCGCTTCGCCGAACTCGGCGACCTGCACGCGGGCATCGACGACACGGCGTACTCGCTGGACACCCTGCTCGAGTGGGCCGATCGGGACGGCCTCGAGACCGAGGGCCAGTGA
- a CDS encoding GntR family transcriptional regulator, with protein sequence MTVTAEGGGPARERVYTWLRDGIISGELEGGRFLDEMWVSGVVGVSRTPVREAFHRLAAERFISLLPRKGAQVRTVTSRELEEVYQSRRLIEGHAIATLCANRAGAPAEMAELIEEMVRAGAERDWFAVSGLDRRFHRAIVNAAGNTVLTELYDTLRSRQQRVTVRALEARPERLTVINDEHRALVAALADHDVKEASRLLEQHLRPVSEVMSLLPQEG encoded by the coding sequence ATGACTGTGACCGCCGAGGGGGGCGGCCCGGCGCGCGAGCGGGTCTACACGTGGCTGCGCGACGGAATCATCTCGGGCGAGCTGGAAGGCGGCCGCTTCCTCGACGAAATGTGGGTTTCCGGTGTCGTCGGGGTGTCCAGGACGCCGGTGCGCGAGGCGTTCCACCGCTTGGCCGCCGAACGGTTCATCAGCCTCTTGCCCCGCAAGGGCGCCCAGGTGCGCACGGTCACTTCCAGGGAGCTGGAAGAGGTCTACCAGAGCAGGCGGCTGATCGAAGGTCACGCCATCGCGACGCTCTGCGCGAACCGCGCCGGAGCCCCCGCCGAAATGGCCGAACTCATCGAAGAGATGGTGCGCGCCGGCGCCGAACGCGACTGGTTCGCCGTTTCGGGGCTGGACCGCCGATTCCATCGCGCCATCGTGAACGCCGCGGGCAACACCGTCCTGACCGAGTTGTACGACACGCTCCGCTCGCGGCAGCAGCGGGTCACGGTCCGCGCGCTGGAGGCGCGCCCGGAGCGGCTGACGGTGATCAACGACGAACACCGGGCGCTCGTCGCCGCACTGGCCGACCACGACGTTAAAGAGGCATCACGGTTGCTGGAGCAGCATTTGCGCCCGGTGTCCGAAGTGATGTCGTTGCTGCCTCAGGAAGGCTGA
- a CDS encoding carbon-nitrogen hydrolase family protein yields the protein MVHVAVAQFAPGNDKEANVARVASLVGEAADRGARVVVLPEYSLFTVAAMSREFLTSAEDLDGRFVTELRGLAKDRQITVVAGINEALPGGERISNTLVAAGPDGAIAALYRKLHLYDAFGFRESELVRPGDIEAPETFEVDGIVFGLQTCYDLRFPEVTRRLVDAGADAVLLPAEWMPGPLKEDHWTTLIRARAIENTIYLVAAGQAAPTGSGHSMIVDPMGVVVASLGERTGTATGEVSAERISEVRAKNPALELRRFAVTPRS from the coding sequence ATGGTGCACGTCGCGGTGGCGCAGTTCGCGCCCGGCAACGACAAAGAGGCCAACGTCGCCCGCGTCGCCTCCCTCGTCGGCGAAGCGGCCGACCGCGGGGCGCGGGTGGTCGTGCTGCCCGAGTACTCGCTGTTCACCGTAGCGGCGATGAGCCGGGAATTCTTGACCTCGGCCGAAGACCTCGACGGCCGGTTCGTCACCGAACTGCGCGGTCTCGCGAAGGACCGGCAGATCACCGTCGTCGCGGGCATCAACGAGGCTCTGCCCGGCGGCGAACGGATCTCGAACACGCTCGTCGCGGCCGGTCCCGACGGGGCGATCGCCGCGCTCTACCGCAAACTGCACCTGTACGACGCCTTCGGCTTCCGCGAATCGGAGCTGGTCCGGCCCGGCGACATCGAAGCCCCGGAGACCTTCGAGGTCGACGGGATCGTCTTCGGTCTCCAGACCTGCTATGACCTGCGGTTCCCGGAGGTCACCCGCAGGCTGGTCGACGCAGGGGCGGACGCGGTGCTGCTGCCCGCCGAGTGGATGCCCGGCCCGCTCAAGGAAGACCACTGGACCACCCTGATCCGGGCGCGGGCGATCGAGAACACGATCTATCTCGTCGCCGCGGGGCAGGCCGCGCCGACCGGTTCGGGGCACAGCATGATCGTCGACCCGATGGGCGTCGTCGTCGCCTCGCTCGGCGAGCGCACGGGCACCGCGACCGGCGAGGTCTCCGCCGAGCGGATCTCCGAGGTGCGCGCCAAGAACCCGGCTCTGGAGCTGCGCCGGTTCGCCGTCACCCCGAGGTCCTGA
- a CDS encoding TetR family transcriptional regulator, with product MAPRTRAEALSRERIVEAAVELLDADGESGLTFRTLTERLTTGPGAIYWHVANKAELLDAATDSVVSNALAVETTGSPQDEIRTLALGLFDAIARHPWLSPQLAVQLSRSPWGSVTPRIFEDIGQRVSALGVPEATWFTATSALAHYIFGAAGQNAANVRVLDDVDRAEFLHAAANAWEELDSDEYPFMKSIAGQVREHDDREQFLTGVDLILTGITADAGPCGSSRP from the coding sequence ATGGCACCACGGACCCGCGCGGAGGCATTGTCCCGCGAGCGCATCGTCGAAGCCGCCGTCGAACTCCTCGACGCGGACGGCGAGAGCGGGCTGACCTTCCGGACGCTGACCGAACGCCTCACCACCGGTCCCGGTGCGATCTACTGGCACGTGGCGAACAAGGCGGAACTGCTCGACGCCGCGACCGATTCCGTCGTCTCGAACGCTCTGGCCGTCGAAACCACGGGATCACCCCAGGACGAGATCCGCACCCTCGCGCTGGGCCTGTTCGACGCGATCGCCCGGCACCCGTGGCTTTCCCCGCAACTAGCCGTACAGCTTTCCCGTAGCCCTTGGGGCTCGGTGACACCGCGGATCTTCGAGGACATCGGACAGCGGGTCAGCGCGCTCGGCGTACCCGAAGCCACCTGGTTCACGGCGACCTCGGCGCTGGCGCACTACATCTTCGGCGCGGCGGGCCAGAACGCCGCGAACGTCCGCGTGCTCGACGACGTGGATCGTGCCGAATTCCTCCACGCCGCGGCGAACGCGTGGGAAGAGCTCGATTCCGACGAGTACCCGTTCATGAAGTCCATCGCCGGTCAGGTGCGCGAGCACGACGACCGCGAGCAGTTCCTCACCGGGGTCGACCTCATCCTCACCGGGATCACCGCCGACGCCGGGCCTTGTGGATCGTCGCGACCATGA
- a CDS encoding TetR family transcriptional regulator — translation MFERQQKILEAAVRVIARSGVRGLRVEKIAAEAGISTSLIYYHFINRAGLLRKTLEFVSDRAAGYTEEAAAGAGDSRAELELLLFGELQDTQAVRENSTAWGELRASAVFTPELREPLAESTRIWVAEVADVIRGVHGAEVKAEDAAERLTSLVEGLSERWLSGSMGLDRARDLLRGAIALELDGLGA, via the coding sequence GTGTTCGAACGTCAGCAGAAGATCTTGGAAGCGGCCGTGCGAGTGATCGCGCGCAGCGGTGTGCGGGGCCTGCGGGTCGAGAAGATCGCGGCCGAAGCCGGGATCTCGACTTCGCTGATCTACTACCACTTCATCAATCGCGCCGGGCTGCTCCGGAAGACGCTGGAGTTCGTCAGCGATCGCGCCGCCGGGTACACCGAGGAGGCCGCGGCCGGTGCGGGTGACTCCCGCGCGGAGCTGGAACTCCTGCTGTTCGGGGAACTCCAGGACACCCAGGCGGTGCGGGAGAACAGCACGGCCTGGGGCGAGCTACGGGCCAGCGCGGTCTTCACCCCCGAGCTGCGCGAACCGCTGGCGGAGTCGACCCGGATCTGGGTGGCGGAGGTCGCCGACGTGATCCGCGGCGTCCACGGCGCCGAGGTCAAGGCGGAGGACGCGGCGGAGCGGCTGACAAGCCTGGTCGAAGGACTCAGCGAGCGGTGGCTTTCTGGTTCGATGGGCCTGGACAGGGCGCGAGACCTGCTGCGCGGCGCGATCGCGCTGGAACTGGACGGGCTGGGGGCCTGA
- a CDS encoding alpha/beta hydrolase family protein — MIAALLAAVVAVSSPVPAAAPAGDVSFTSHGVTLHGTVVAPEGGGPAPGIVMVHGSGEHDRDDYRAEAEAFAKAGIATLIYDKRTEGYSLFERDYSVLADDALAAVQALRSRPGVDPARVGVWGLSEGGWVAPLAASRSKDVAFAITVGANGVSPDRQQSWALETYLRHGGVDGSMVDMVASTNMRTLAGAGLFPEAGYDPVPVLENLRRPVLGLWGELDRLTPPGEAVRIFRETLERAGNQQYTLKVFPQSQHALRRTTDGFDKLDGFAPGYLDLVGTWVNGLADGPVRPSSDPPPEQASQSVALAPLSWYETPWLQLAGWALALLAFAAYPVTALFRRREEVPLARPARWLASTGLLATAGFLVYYVTLSMGAAMAPGPVLFGRTLPWLALQLLAVGVVIAGVVTAVSWWRREDRGGVRVGLLLAGTLLFVPWAVQWGLLVP, encoded by the coding sequence ATGATCGCCGCGCTGCTCGCCGCCGTCGTCGCGGTGTCGTCACCGGTGCCCGCCGCCGCTCCGGCCGGCGACGTCTCGTTCACCAGCCATGGCGTGACCTTGCACGGAACGGTGGTCGCGCCGGAAGGCGGCGGCCCGGCGCCGGGCATCGTCATGGTGCACGGTTCCGGCGAACACGACAGGGACGACTACCGCGCCGAGGCCGAAGCCTTCGCCAAAGCGGGGATCGCGACGTTGATCTACGACAAGCGGACCGAGGGCTATTCGCTGTTCGAGCGGGATTACTCGGTACTGGCCGATGACGCGCTCGCCGCGGTCCAGGCACTGCGCTCGCGTCCTGGCGTGGATCCGGCACGTGTCGGCGTCTGGGGCTTGAGCGAAGGCGGCTGGGTCGCGCCGTTGGCGGCGTCGAGGTCGAAGGACGTCGCTTTCGCGATCACCGTCGGCGCCAACGGGGTCTCGCCCGACCGTCAGCAGTCGTGGGCCTTGGAGACCTACCTGCGGCACGGCGGGGTCGACGGCTCGATGGTGGACATGGTGGCGTCGACGAACATGCGGACCCTCGCGGGCGCCGGTTTGTTCCCCGAAGCCGGGTACGACCCGGTACCGGTGCTGGAGAACCTGCGGCGGCCGGTGCTCGGGCTGTGGGGTGAACTGGACCGGCTCACCCCGCCCGGCGAGGCCGTCCGGATCTTCCGGGAAACGTTGGAACGGGCCGGGAACCAGCAGTACACGCTGAAGGTGTTCCCTCAGTCCCAGCACGCGCTCCGGCGGACCACCGACGGTTTCGACAAACTCGACGGGTTCGCCCCCGGCTACCTCGACCTCGTCGGGACCTGGGTGAACGGCCTCGCGGACGGGCCCGTCCGGCCGTCCTCGGATCCGCCACCGGAGCAAGCGAGTCAGAGCGTCGCCCTGGCACCGCTCTCGTGGTACGAGACGCCGTGGCTGCAGCTCGCCGGGTGGGCGCTGGCGTTGCTGGCGTTCGCGGCCTATCCGGTGACGGCGTTGTTCCGCCGTCGCGAGGAAGTGCCGCTCGCGCGGCCGGCCCGCTGGCTGGCGTCGACCGGTCTGCTCGCCACGGCGGGATTCCTCGTCTACTACGTCACCTTGTCGATGGGGGCGGCGATGGCGCCCGGGCCAGTCCTTTTCGGACGGACGCTGCCCTGGCTCGCGTTGCAGCTGCTCGCGGTGGGCGTCGTCATCGCCGGTGTGGTGACGGCGGTTTCGTGGTGGCGGCGCGAGGATCGCGGGGGAGTCCGGGTCGGGCTGTTGCTGGCCGGAACGCTTCTGTTCGTCCCGTGGGCGGTCCAGTGGGGACTGCTGGTGCCGTGA